A stretch of the Arachis stenosperma cultivar V10309 chromosome 6, arast.V10309.gnm1.PFL2, whole genome shotgun sequence genome encodes the following:
- the LOC130934741 gene encoding uncharacterized protein LOC130934741, with the protein MFLCRRQFPKVRTPELLAKLVDVVSSSGGSNWNTTTLATAAGSSSRPAVGFSSVPVYQPVVQPVASPSFAVDLNGSAGNEVGSRENLPDALLGVAPLGVGDGLLGDAEEDDVELDMIDDDSGDDIGASEPALAVGGSSFGTQQYPPHFSSLDLNVMRQEGISGHSVGFGARDAEGTAGLTEFQVGQQFQDKDQALLSVKTYSIRRGVQYKVVESDYRRYVGKCSEFGNGCTWLIRLSLRQRKGIWEVKRYNGPHTCLATSISSDHRSLDYLVISAFIMPMVRTDASVSIKVLLNATAAHFGFRSTYRRVWMAKQKAVALIYGDWDESYNELPRWVLGVQLTMPGTVAVLRTSLVRVGGQVDESQAYFHRLFWTFPPCIEAFRHCKPLVSIDGTHLYGKYGGTLLIAIAQDGNSNILPVAFTLVEGENTESWTFFLSHLRQHVTPQPGLLVISDRHNGIKAALEAPDGGWLPPSAYRAFCIRHVAANFALTFKGKDAWRLLVNAAYAKTEVEFDYWFDILRSEDPAMCEWANRIDYSLWTQYRDEGRRFGHMTTNISECVNSILKGVRNLPVSSLVKATYGRLVELFVRKGREAEAQMGTGQ; encoded by the coding sequence ATGTTTCTTTGTCGGCGGCAGTTTCCGAAGGTGAGGACACCAGAGTTGTTGGCAAAGCTGGTTGATGTGGTATCCAGCTCAGGGGGTTCGAACTGGAATACCACCACTTTAGCCACGGCAGCCGGTTCTAGTTCTCGGCCTGCTGTTGGTTTTTCCTCCGTCCCTGTGTACCAGCCAGTGGTCCAACCTGTCGCCTCCCCGTCTTTTGCTGTTGATCTCAACGGCAGCGCAGGCAACGAGGTTGGTTCAAGGGAGAATCTGCCGGACGCTTTACTGGGCGTTGCACCGCTTGGCGTTGGAGACGGATTGTTGGGTGATGCAGAGGAGGATGACGTCGAGCTGGATATGATTGACGATGACAGCGGCGATGATATTGGAGCGAGTGAGCCTGCATTGGCGGTAGGTGGTTCTAGCTTTGGCACACAGCAGTATCCACCTCATTTTTCCTCTTTGGACTTGAATGTCATGAGGCAGGAGGGGATTTCTGGGCACTCTGTTGGATTCGGAGCTAGAGATGCGGAAGGGACTGCTGGTCTGACAGAGTTCCAGGTTGGTCAGCAATTTCAGGATAAAGATCAGGCCCTGTTAAGTGTGAAGACTTACAGCATCCGGCGAGGGGTACAGTACAAGGTAGTCGAGTCTGATTATCGCCGGTATGTGGGCAAATGTTCTGAGTTTGGGAATGGGTGCACATGGTTGATTCGACTGAGTCTCCGGCAGCGCAAGGGCATTTGGGAGGTCAAACGATACAATGGACCTCACACTTGTCTTGCCACCTCCATCTCGAGTGACCACAGGAGTTTGGATTACCTTGTGATATCGGCGTTCATTATGCCAATGGTTAGGACGGATGCATCCGTCAGCATCAAGGTGCTCCTGAATGCCACGGCAGCACACTTTGGGTTTAGGTCGACTTACAGGAGGGTCTGGATGGCGAAGCAGAAGGCTGTTGCCCTCATCTACGGTGACTGGGATGAGTCATACAACGAGCTGCCCAGGTGGGTGTTGGGAGTCCAGTTGACGATGCCTGGTACTGTTGCAGTCCTAAGGACTAGCCTCGTTCGAGTTGGAGGACAGGTAGACGAGTCTCAAGCTTATTTTCACAGACTTTTCTGGACGTTTCCACCGTGCATCGAGGCATTCCGTCATTGCAAGCCGCTAGTTAGCATTGACGGCACCCATCTGTATGGCAAGTACGGGGGAACGTTGCTCATCGCAATTGCACAGGACGGGAACTCCAACATTCTACCTGTTGCATTCACACTAGTAGAGGGTGAGAATACTGAGTCTTGGACATTCTTTCTCTCCCATCTTCGTCAGCACGTGACACCGCAGCCAGGTCTGCTGGTTATATCGGACAGGCATAACGGCATCAAGGCTGCACTGGAGGCTCCTGACGGAGGTTGGTTACCTCCATCTGCATACCGTGCATTCTGCATTCGACACGTAGCTGCTAACTTTGCCCTTACCTTCAAGGGCAAAGACGCATGGAGGCTTCTTGTGAATGCGGCGTATGCCAAGACCGAGGTTGAGTTTGATTACTGGTTTGATATTCTGCGGTCTGAAGACCCGGCGATGTGTGAGTGGGCGAACCGGATTGATTATTCCTTGTGGACTCAATATCGTGACGAGGGTCGGAGATTCGGTCACATGACGACGAATATCTCCGAGTGTGTGAACTCAATCCTCAAGGGTGTCAGAAACCTACCTGTATCCTCACTGGTGAAGGCAACATATGGAAGGCTTGTGGAACTTTTTGTTCGTAAGGGGAGAGAGGCTGAGGCCCAGATGGGAACCGGACAATAA